In Candidatus Defluviibacterium haderslevense, the following are encoded in one genomic region:
- a CDS encoding nuclear transport factor 2 family protein, translated as MNFKLQLPILLGAIVLLFTSCAKPVEAPKPIDLDALKVEIQKMEDAFAAAEKAKDAAAVAAYYSDDAISYGRNSEPTSGKAAIQAKIAEGIAKDTTGKTNVYKVVDLFAEGNSAVEIGSWTEFSPSGEELSKGHYMSYFQKRDGKYVCVRDMNVSSTKDQK; from the coding sequence ATGAACTTCAAACTTCAATTACCCATACTATTGGGAGCAATTGTATTATTATTCACTTCTTGTGCTAAACCGGTAGAAGCGCCAAAACCCATCGATTTGGATGCGCTAAAAGTTGAAATCCAGAAAATGGAGGATGCTTTCGCAGCAGCTGAAAAAGCAAAAGATGCCGCTGCTGTCGCCGCCTATTACAGTGATGACGCTATAAGCTATGGAAGAAACTCTGAACCAACATCAGGTAAAGCGGCTATTCAAGCAAAAATTGCTGAAGGCATAGCAAAAGATACTACAGGAAAAACCAATGTTTATAAAGTGGTAGATTTATTTGCCGAAGGAAATTCTGCTGTAGAAATAGGATCTTGGACAGAATTCAGTCCATCAGGTGAAGAATTATCTAAAGGCCATTATATGTCTTACTTTCAAAAAAGAGATGGCAAATATGTTTGTGTAAGGGACATGAATGTCTCGTCGACTAAAGATCAAAAGTAA
- a CDS encoding Crp/Fnr family transcriptional regulator: protein MQIDENILITWGAVVKKYNKNEIIFDEGALAQFYFQIKKGTVKMSNSNDDCKEFTQGVFHDGDSFGEPPLFIDESYPATAVTITDCTIIKLSKTTFFRILSEYPAIHHTFTTLFARRVLMKSKLLRDIINHTPEERIISFLYAFKAKSNAKEDKIHIPYTRQEIANFTGLRVETVIRTLKKLEETRRVDIKQRKLYF from the coding sequence ATGCAGATCGATGAAAATATTTTGATTACCTGGGGAGCGGTAGTAAAGAAATATAATAAAAATGAAATTATATTTGACGAAGGAGCATTGGCACAATTTTACTTTCAAATAAAAAAAGGTACAGTAAAAATGAGTAATTCCAATGATGATTGTAAAGAATTTACTCAAGGGGTGTTTCATGATGGAGATAGTTTTGGTGAGCCACCACTATTTATTGATGAAAGTTATCCTGCAACTGCAGTAACAATTACAGATTGTACAATTATTAAATTGTCAAAAACAACATTTTTTAGAATATTAAGTGAATATCCTGCAATACATCATACGTTTACTACACTTTTTGCAAGGAGGGTTTTAATGAAGTCAAAATTACTTCGAGACATCATTAATCATACACCTGAAGAAAGAATTATTAGTTTTTTGTATGCATTTAAAGCCAAATCAAATGCTAAAGAAGACAAAATACATATACCCTATACCAGACAAGAGATTGCTAATTTCACTGGATTGCGTGTTGAGACCGTTATTAGAACATTGAAAAAGCTTGAAGAGACCAGACGAGTTGATATAAAACAAAGAAAATTATATTTTTAA
- a CDS encoding ChaN family lipoprotein: protein MNVPTFAQITEVNYKIYSTRLNKEVNVNDIVEDMKNYNVLFFGEEHNDSVAHFLEHKIFETLHQSFSNNTTLSMEMFDRDVQTVMNEYLQGSIREKNFTKDARSWSNYRDYKPMVEYAKSNKLDVICANSPTRYTNLAGRKGQKALMALSSDSKKYFAPLPYDTASGKYYEKLTALTKHDAPSTNDTTKAAAQPIMPSGFNLIMGQSLWDATMAYSISKYLKQHKNKKVFQINGRFHSDEGFAIVTQLKKYSPKVKSLIISTGSDDSFPNIDWNIHKHLGDYIIITDPNIPKTYKE, encoded by the coding sequence ATGAATGTCCCTACTTTTGCTCAAATCACGGAAGTAAATTATAAAATATATTCGACAAGACTCAATAAAGAAGTTAATGTAAATGACATTGTTGAAGATATGAAGAATTATAATGTACTTTTTTTTGGAGAAGAACACAATGATTCTGTAGCTCATTTTCTTGAACATAAAATATTTGAAACACTACATCAATCTTTCTCTAACAACACTACCTTATCTATGGAAATGTTTGATCGAGATGTACAAACTGTAATGAATGAATATCTTCAAGGAAGTATACGTGAAAAAAATTTCACAAAAGATGCTCGTTCCTGGAGTAATTACAGGGATTATAAACCCATGGTTGAATATGCTAAAAGCAATAAACTAGATGTCATTTGCGCCAATTCACCTACTAGATATACTAATTTAGCTGGAAGAAAAGGACAGAAGGCCTTGATGGCATTATCTTCGGATTCAAAAAAGTATTTTGCTCCCTTACCTTATGATACGGCATCTGGAAAATATTATGAAAAATTAACGGCCCTTACAAAACACGATGCCCCTTCTACAAATGACACAACTAAAGCAGCAGCACAACCTATAATGCCAAGCGGATTCAATTTAATCATGGGGCAATCACTTTGGGACGCTACTATGGCATATTCTATTTCCAAATACCTAAAACAACATAAAAACAAAAAAGTGTTTCAAATCAATGGAAGATTCCATAGTGACGAGGGTTTTGCTATAGTTACACAACTTAAAAAATACAGTCCAAAAGTAAAATCACTCATCATTTCAACAGGTAGCGACGATTCTTTTCCGAACATAGATTGGAACATTCACAAGCACCTAGGCGACTACATTATTATAACAGATCCTAATATCCCAAAAACTTATAAAGAATAG
- a CDS encoding fasciclin domain-containing protein, which translates to MKPIFNVFAIVVILSFVGCKSGSESKNMSAADVISTEAPMVGQSGVKDDVSSPNIVQVAVGSKDHTTLVAAVQAAGLVDALSNAGPFTVFAPTNDAFAKLPAGTVEGLLKPEKLADLKSILEYHTYVGTLKTDYMDDGQSFEQVNGGKVSISKKDGKVMVNGKATILASFPTSNGIIHVIDEVLLPQ; encoded by the coding sequence ATGAAGCCAATTTTTAACGTTTTTGCAATTGTGGTGATCCTGAGTTTCGTAGGATGTAAATCGGGGTCTGAAAGTAAGAATATGTCTGCAGCAGATGTAATATCTACAGAAGCACCAATGGTAGGGCAATCTGGGGTAAAGGATGATGTATCTAGCCCAAATATTGTACAAGTAGCTGTAGGAAGTAAGGATCATACTACACTTGTAGCGGCGGTTCAAGCTGCGGGTTTAGTTGATGCTCTAAGTAATGCTGGACCGTTTACTGTTTTTGCGCCAACCAATGATGCATTTGCTAAATTACCAGCTGGGACAGTTGAAGGTTTATTAAAACCTGAAAAATTAGCTGATTTAAAAAGTATTTTGGAGTATCATACTTATGTAGGTACTTTAAAAACTGATTACATGGATGATGGCCAATCTTTTGAACAAGTCAATGGAGGAAAGGTTAGCATCAGTAAAAAAGATGGTAAGGTAATGGTTAACGGGAAAGCTACTATTTTAGCTTCCTTTCCTACTTCAAATGGCATCATACATGTCATCGACGAAGTATTATTACCTCAATAA
- a CDS encoding group III truncated hemoglobin codes for MKTDIKNRVDIERIVNLFYEKVRKDASIGFFFTEIAQTNWERHLPIMYQFWENIVFSTGTYEGNPMIKHREISQIKPITMDHFQHWIHLFNETVNELFQGEKAELIKQRAQSIATVMQIKLINQ; via the coding sequence ATGAAAACGGACATTAAAAATAGAGTTGATATCGAAAGGATAGTCAACTTGTTTTATGAAAAAGTTAGAAAGGATGCTAGCATTGGATTCTTTTTTACTGAAATAGCTCAGACCAATTGGGAAAGGCATTTACCCATAATGTATCAATTTTGGGAAAATATTGTATTCTCCACGGGAACTTACGAAGGAAATCCAATGATCAAGCATAGAGAAATTAGTCAAATTAAACCGATAACAATGGATCATTTTCAACATTGGATACACTTATTTAACGAAACAGTTAATGAGCTTTTTCAAGGAGAAAAGGCCGAACTCATTAAACAACGAGCTCAAAGCATCGCAACTGTAATGCAAATAAAGTTAATAAATCAATAA
- a CDS encoding T9SS type A sorting domain-containing protein, giving the protein MANLIVANNSNYTNYLNALVQGDTLYLRQGVYDNNLKLNGLNGTPLEPIVIIGEANKTIFIGQSCCNTVSITKCSYLVIKNIQLDGQNLSIDAVKAEGTIGNWAHHITIEYLNIINYGNSQQNVGISTKCSAWNWLIRKNTIIGAGTGMYLGNSNGDAPFVNGIIEYNYIANTVGYNMEIKHQLNQVRNNFTGTSVDGKTIIRKNVFTKDSTSSTGGNARPNLLVGGFPLEGFGSKDYYEIYGNFFYNNPVEALFQGTGNIIMYNNIFVNHYDPSGFRAIYITPQNGVSPQNVKIFHNTVWTLNSSGGIRLYNPNTSYQQHCYANAVFATSPITNFTNSLDNITDSYSNIGKYVISATSNITQLNLYPRIGQLTGSLTLDSLFHLYTQWDKDFNGDLYKWSYRGAYSGCCMNNGWPLQLDTIASQKTTTSIHHLKNEMDCIFLPNPINTTLYLNCDFLLPCQIEIFNTVGEKVFGTQLSSTSNTIDFTNRSKGIYIMSFKTKNGIFVKKILKQ; this is encoded by the coding sequence ATGGCAAATTTGATTGTGGCAAACAACTCAAATTATACCAATTATTTGAATGCATTAGTTCAAGGAGATACCTTATACTTGAGGCAAGGTGTTTACGACAATAATCTTAAATTAAATGGTTTAAATGGCACACCCTTAGAGCCTATAGTAATCATTGGAGAGGCAAATAAAACCATTTTTATAGGACAATCTTGTTGTAATACGGTGAGCATAACTAAATGCTCCTATTTAGTTATCAAAAATATTCAATTAGATGGTCAAAATCTATCCATTGATGCCGTAAAAGCAGAAGGAACAATCGGGAATTGGGCGCATCATATTACAATTGAATATCTCAACATAATAAATTATGGAAATTCTCAACAGAATGTAGGTATCAGTACTAAGTGTTCAGCTTGGAATTGGCTCATAAGAAAAAATACAATCATTGGTGCTGGGACCGGAATGTACCTTGGTAATTCGAACGGTGATGCACCCTTCGTGAATGGAATCATTGAGTATAATTACATTGCTAATACGGTGGGTTATAATATGGAAATCAAACATCAATTAAACCAAGTTAGAAATAATTTTACAGGTACTTCTGTCGATGGTAAAACGATAATCAGAAAAAATGTATTTACAAAAGATTCCACTTCATCAACTGGCGGAAATGCCAGACCTAATTTATTGGTGGGCGGATTTCCACTTGAAGGATTTGGATCCAAAGATTACTATGAAATATATGGAAATTTTTTTTACAACAACCCAGTAGAAGCTTTATTCCAAGGAACTGGAAATATCATAATGTATAACAATATATTTGTGAATCATTACGATCCTTCTGGTTTTAGAGCCATATACATTACGCCCCAGAATGGCGTAAGCCCTCAGAATGTAAAAATTTTTCACAATACAGTATGGACACTAAATAGTTCTGGAGGTATTCGTTTGTATAATCCAAACACATCCTATCAACAGCATTGTTACGCCAATGCGGTATTTGCAACATCACCTATAACTAATTTCACAAATAGCTTAGATAATATTACTGATTCCTATTCAAATATTGGAAAGTATGTAATTTCTGCAACTTCAAACATAACCCAACTCAACCTATATCCACGGATTGGCCAACTCACAGGTTCTTTGACATTGGATTCGTTATTTCATTTGTACACTCAATGGGATAAGGATTTTAATGGAGATCTATATAAGTGGTCCTATCGTGGTGCATATTCTGGTTGTTGTATGAATAATGGATGGCCGCTACAATTAGACACTATTGCTTCACAAAAAACTACCACAAGCATACATCATTTAAAAAATGAAATGGATTGTATCTTTCTTCCCAATCCAATAAACACTACTTTATATCTAAATTGTGATTTCCTATTGCCTTGTCAAATTGAAATCTTTAATACTGTGGGTGAAAAAGTTTTTGGTACTCAATTAAGTTCGACCTCAAACACCATTGATTTTACAAATAGATCCAAGGGAATATATATTATGTCTTTTAAAACTAAAAATGGAATTTTTGTAAAGAAGATTCTAAAGCAATAA